One part of the Treponema peruense genome encodes these proteins:
- a CDS encoding V-type ATP synthase subunit F, with the protein MEYFVIGEREIVLAFMLVGVKGQTAVNRSEALNAFMRVTGQSASVDSPAEQDRPKVLILTEDVSDMLSPEVRDWQMKGSSPLIVEIPGLGGHIEGRKTLTDAIREAVGIQV; encoded by the coding sequence TTGGAGTATTTTGTCATAGGAGAACGGGAAATTGTCCTTGCCTTTATGCTTGTAGGCGTTAAAGGACAAACCGCAGTCAACCGGAGCGAAGCTTTGAATGCGTTTATGCGCGTTACAGGGCAGTCTGCTTCTGTTGATTCTCCGGCGGAACAGGACAGACCCAAAGTTCTCATTCTTACAGAGGATGTGTCTGACATGCTGTCTCCGGAAGTCCGGGATTGGCAGATGAAGGGCTCGTCTCCTCTTATTGTGGAAATTCCAGGTCTTGGAGGGCATATCGAGGGTCGCAAGACTCTTACCGATGCCATTCGTGAGGCTGTAGGAATTCAGGTTTAG
- a CDS encoding ATP synthase subunit C, which translates to MSRKFLLVLSMMMAVCVAGIFAQTAEPAQTEAAAEQTVETQAPAEKSDIGSSIKYIAAAVAVGIACIGGGAAVGKIGAAAMGAMSENAELSGKALPFVGLAEGICLWGFLVALFIIIM; encoded by the coding sequence ATGAGCAGGAAGTTTTTACTTGTTTTGTCTATGATGATGGCTGTATGCGTTGCAGGAATTTTTGCACAGACTGCAGAACCGGCCCAGACAGAAGCTGCCGCAGAGCAGACTGTTGAGACTCAGGCTCCGGCAGAAAAATCAGACATCGGCTCTTCCATCAAATACATTGCAGCTGCTGTTGCTGTAGGCATTGCATGTATCGGTGGTGGTGCAGCTGTCGGAAAGATTGGTGCTGCTGCTATGGGTGCCATGAGCGAAAATGCGGAACTTTCAGGAAAGGCTCTTCCGTTTGTAGGTCTTGCAGAAGGTATCTGTCTTTGGGGATTCCTTGTTGCGCTTTTCATTATAATAATGTAA
- a CDS encoding V-type ATP synthase subunit I: protein MARTTAMRLVELMVLREDIHAVLKYLGELGEFQFQQDLTGASASSGEHLNPDGAIFSRLEQVRTALDIPDLTEYKEKLSVPSTEDESEAVKIIDSVEELHKKEVEASEMLRRVTSDYSEAQAFSNLKVSYSELESLSFLTLRIGKIDPAKFDALKEKVGARATIVKLGDDGSRILAASSKKARFALDADLKEFGFVELSVPKDFKGIPEDVLISLKNKKTEAVQKLSEIQEERKNFAETHKKELLHLLQVYSVGSQIHAVEGNLESTEFVYRITGWIPAYESRQVMKDLDELTKGHTGIREFLPHEVESVASGQEKVPVQLKHGKLISSFERLIFSYGSPLYGTVDPTPFVAIFFTVLFGIMFGDAGQGFVFLILGILMACKVVKLAGWEKFALVFISIGVSSTIMGLLTGEFFANATVLVPFSRWVTGLFGTPRDTILELMPSGNPESIKRMFMFFGFTIAVGFVINTCGIIINIINQFALGKKGKAVFGKTGLTGAIFFWYVIVFAVRVALFGHSPALYDWIVMGVSLFLTAFGEPFERLVDGERPVLENGLFSAVIAAIVEIIEVISSYLSNTVSFLRVGAFALAHAVLGYIIEMMVEIVPPAGGILVSIIGNGIVIVLEGMIVAIQVVRLQYYEFFSKFFSETGREFKPFRFEYKSAVQA from the coding sequence ATGGCTAGAACAACTGCAATGAGACTTGTCGAACTGATGGTTCTTAGGGAAGATATTCATGCAGTTCTCAAATATCTTGGCGAACTCGGCGAATTCCAGTTTCAGCAGGATTTGACCGGTGCTTCGGCTTCTTCGGGGGAACATCTGAATCCTGACGGTGCAATTTTCAGCCGGCTTGAGCAGGTCAGAACAGCACTGGATATTCCCGACCTGACGGAGTATAAAGAAAAACTTTCTGTTCCGAGTACAGAAGATGAAAGTGAAGCAGTAAAAATTATTGACTCTGTAGAGGAACTTCATAAAAAAGAAGTGGAAGCTTCTGAAATGCTTAGGCGCGTGACTTCTGACTATTCTGAAGCACAGGCTTTTTCAAACCTTAAAGTGTCTTATTCAGAACTTGAATCCCTGTCATTTCTGACGCTCAGAATAGGAAAGATTGATCCGGCAAAATTTGATGCCCTTAAGGAAAAAGTTGGTGCGCGTGCAACAATCGTCAAACTCGGCGATGACGGTTCAAGAATTCTTGCGGCTTCATCAAAAAAAGCGCGTTTTGCCCTTGATGCAGATTTAAAGGAATTCGGCTTTGTTGAACTTTCTGTTCCTAAGGATTTCAAGGGAATTCCTGAAGATGTACTTATTTCGCTTAAAAACAAAAAGACAGAGGCTGTACAGAAGCTTTCTGAAATACAGGAAGAAAGAAAGAATTTTGCCGAAACACACAAAAAGGAACTTCTTCATCTTCTTCAGGTTTATTCTGTTGGAAGCCAGATTCATGCAGTTGAAGGAAACCTTGAGTCAACTGAATTTGTTTACAGGATTACAGGCTGGATTCCGGCTTATGAAAGCAGACAGGTTATGAAGGATCTGGATGAACTTACAAAAGGCCACACCGGAATAAGGGAATTTCTTCCGCACGAAGTTGAATCTGTTGCTTCTGGCCAAGAAAAGGTTCCTGTTCAGCTTAAGCACGGAAAACTTATAAGTAGTTTTGAACGTCTTATTTTCAGTTACGGTTCACCTTTGTACGGAACGGTTGACCCGACTCCTTTTGTTGCAATTTTCTTTACAGTTCTTTTTGGAATTATGTTCGGTGATGCAGGCCAGGGATTTGTGTTCCTTATTCTGGGAATTCTTATGGCCTGTAAGGTTGTAAAACTTGCCGGCTGGGAAAAGTTTGCACTTGTTTTTATAAGCATTGGTGTAAGCAGTACAATAATGGGCCTTCTTACCGGCGAATTCTTTGCAAACGCAACGGTTCTTGTTCCTTTCTCACGCTGGGTTACAGGTCTTTTTGGAACACCGCGCGATACTATTCTTGAACTTATGCCTTCAGGCAATCCCGAATCAATAAAGCGCATGTTTATGTTCTTTGGATTTACGATTGCTGTCGGTTTTGTTATCAATACCTGCGGAATTATCATCAATATTATCAACCAGTTTGCGCTGGGCAAAAAGGGTAAGGCTGTATTTGGAAAAACCGGACTTACGGGCGCAATTTTCTTCTGGTATGTCATTGTATTTGCCGTAAGAGTTGCGCTGTTTGGACATTCTCCTGCGCTTTATGACTGGATTGTCATGGGTGTTTCACTTTTCCTTACTGCCTTCGGTGAACCTTTTGAACGTCTGGTTGACGGTGAGCGCCCTGTTCTTGAAAACGGACTGTTCAGCGCGGTAATTGCTGCCATTGTTGAAATTATCGAAGTAATTTCTTCATATCTTTCAAATACCGTAAGTTTCCTGCGTGTAGGTGCCTTTGCCCTTGCACATGCGGTTCTCGGTTATATTATCGAAATGATGGTAGAAATTGTTCCGCCGGCAGGTGGTATTCTGGTTTCAATAATCGGTAATGGAATTGTTATTGTTCTTGAAGGAATGATTGTTGCCATTCAGGTTGTAAGACTTCAGTATTATGAATTCTTCAGCAAATTCTTTTCAGAAACAGGAAGGGAATTTAAGCCGTTCCGCTTTGAATACAAGTCGGCGGTTCAGGCGTAA
- a CDS encoding V0D/AC39 family V-type ATPase subunit produces the protein MAMDKSAADSYVYAKASGMLARSFVGARSERLFSAKSLQELWTLLFKKEIPAVPETLFAKALEKQAADKFISDFKSLLQNYSKPSPVLLSLLSFYDYDNLKEFAAALCLKEKKIPSYQSIAPFNLIDYSKWPDLAAITCGGPLEWYNTVPELSEQKNLDYKLDCQYTQSLWNSLRHIDSECRSDLKNLIGDKLNMNNALWALRLKLYYDMSREEILDNLIYSTDEKSENDPLVLSALEIIDKDTDDWESWKNWKYAELLNPHEEGVVWTVDARWISNAYKHVYLERARRLFHRHPFTECPLVCWFIIKRNELDNIRMASESLRLNISSIQAMQMAGISEVKNG, from the coding sequence ATGGCAATGGATAAGTCTGCCGCTGATTCTTATGTTTACGCAAAGGCGAGCGGAATGCTGGCCAGGTCTTTTGTAGGTGCACGTTCTGAACGCCTGTTTTCGGCAAAGTCCCTGCAGGAATTGTGGACTCTTCTTTTTAAAAAGGAAATTCCGGCTGTTCCGGAAACACTTTTTGCCAAGGCTCTTGAAAAACAAGCCGCAGACAAGTTTATAAGCGACTTCAAAAGTCTTCTTCAGAATTATTCAAAGCCGTCCCCCGTTCTTCTTTCCCTGCTCAGTTTTTATGACTACGACAATTTAAAGGAATTTGCTGCCGCGCTCTGTCTTAAAGAAAAGAAAATTCCGTCTTACCAGTCAATTGCTCCGTTCAACCTGATTGACTATTCAAAATGGCCTGATCTTGCTGCAATTACCTGCGGCGGGCCGCTTGAGTGGTATAATACTGTTCCCGAACTTTCGGAGCAGAAAAATCTTGATTACAAACTTGACTGCCAGTATACGCAGTCTTTGTGGAATTCCCTCAGGCATATTGACTCTGAATGCAGAAGTGACTTGAAAAATCTTATCGGTGACAAGCTTAATATGAACAATGCACTCTGGGCTTTGCGTCTTAAGCTTTATTACGATATGTCAAGGGAAGAAATTCTTGACAATCTTATTTATTCAACTGATGAAAAGTCAGAAAACGACCCGCTTGTTCTTTCTGCATTAGAAATTATAGACAAGGATACAGACGACTGGGAATCATGGAAAAACTGGAAGTATGCAGAACTTTTGAACCCGCATGAAGAAGGTGTTGTTTGGACTGTGGATGCAAGATGGATTTCCAATGCATACAAACATGTTTATCTGGAGCGGGCGAGGCGTCTTTTTCACAGGCATCCGTTTACAGAATGTCCACTTGTCTGCTGGTTTATCATAAAGAGAAATGAACTTGACAATATCCGTATGGCGTCGGAAAGTCTTCGACTGAATATAAGTTCCATTCAGGCTATGCAGATGGCCGGAATTTCGGAGGTGAAAAATGGCTAG
- a CDS encoding PTS sugar transporter subunit IIA — protein sequence MILSRIFSKECILLNLESEDKDELFEEMTQALVSANPGLDRNKVLSALHERESKMSTGIMHGIAVPHGTCASVKGCIGALGISRSGIDYESLDGSPVHLVFMVLCGENEDDLHLKVLKDLASALQNPEFSKNIEEKKSAQDVYDFLCGFDKS from the coding sequence ATGATTTTGTCCCGGATTTTTTCTAAAGAGTGCATTTTACTCAATTTGGAAAGTGAGGATAAGGACGAACTGTTTGAGGAAATGACTCAGGCTCTTGTGTCTGCAAATCCTGGTCTGGACAGAAATAAGGTTCTTTCTGCTCTTCATGAAAGAGAGTCAAAAATGAGTACGGGAATCATGCACGGAATTGCGGTTCCCCACGGTACATGTGCGTCTGTAAAAGGGTGTATAGGTGCTTTGGGAATAAGCCGTTCTGGAATTGACTATGAATCGCTTGACGGTTCTCCCGTGCATCTTGTTTTTATGGTTTTGTGCGGCGAAAACGAAGATGATCTTCATCTTAAAGTCCTTAAGGATTTGGCTTCAGCCCTGCAGAATCCTGAATTTTCAAAAAATATCGAAGAGAAAAAATCCGCGCAGGATGTTTATGATTTTCTTTGTGGGTTTGATAAAAGCTGA
- the secG gene encoding preprotein translocase subunit SecG: MGVVRTILLVAFVIICVLLVLLVLVQNEDNNGMGSAFGGGQSAAFGAHSASVLTKTTGVFVALFFIVAFSLSLLNKAPARASLDDAAVQVQGAEETASSSDSNWIDQELENEVPQQTISDPSAKKTE, from the coding sequence ATGGGTGTTGTAAGAACAATCCTGCTTGTGGCATTTGTTATTATTTGTGTATTACTGGTATTGCTTGTACTCGTGCAGAACGAAGATAACAACGGTATGGGAAGTGCGTTCGGCGGCGGACAGAGTGCTGCGTTCGGTGCGCATTCAGCCAGTGTGCTTACAAAGACGACGGGCGTTTTTGTTGCCCTTTTCTTTATTGTTGCATTCTCTCTCTCTCTTCTGAATAAGGCTCCTGCAAGGGCAAGTCTTGATGATGCCGCTGTTCAGGTTCAGGGTGCAGAAGAAACAGCTTCTTCTTCAGATTCAAACTGGATTGATCAGGAACTCGAAAATGAAGTTCCACAGCAGACAATCAGTGATCCTTCTGCCAAAAAGACCGAATAA